The following are encoded together in the Carettochelys insculpta isolate YL-2023 chromosome 24, ASM3395843v1, whole genome shotgun sequence genome:
- the LOC142001302 gene encoding digestive cysteine proteinase 2-like — MGALRWAVLFALCSSVAGKGCRGFSKTPEFGDIYHVKGVISLPYAEIKEPFEAWYNLTANNSRIQYYGGQVITYQLGSMKPYGSNYKITPETTETEVNVVKCFRLQGTKEKPVQAQSVLPDTHDFKFLREEYFRGQYCTVWQHKSNWVKKKNVYTFWVTNTSCGWSPVHYEMRGYNSLLGSHYDKYEIDYSDFAQSYPASVFNLPTNGTSSCAELPGLGAESWILANPMKDFVGQQEDRSHQVFHHYRKKFRKTYSSEQEMEHRKHTFTHNMRFIHSMNRANLSYKLALNHLADRTPEEMVVLRGRLRSGAPNNGQPFPSELYTGLILPESLDWRLYGAVTPVKDQAVCGSCWTFAVSGTMEGALFLKTGVLTPLSQQVLIDCSWGFGNYGCDGGEEWQAYEWIMKHGGIASTDSYGPYRGQNGLCHYNKSELVAKVKSYVNVTSGSVTALKAAIYKNGPVAVSIDASHRSFSFYSNGVYYEPKCGQKREDLDHAVLAVGYGVLQGELYWLVKNSWSTYWGNDGYILMSMKDNNCGVTTDASYPILA; from the exons ATGGGGGCACTCCGGTGGGCTGTGCTCTTTGCACTGTGCAGCTCGGTGGCAG GAAAAGGCTGCAGAGGTTTCAGCAAAACCCCTGAATTTGGAGACATCTACCACGTGAAAG GGGTTATCAGCCTGCCCTATGCCGAAATCAAGGAGCCCTTTGAAGCCTGGTACAACCTCACTGCAAACAACAGCCGCATCCAGTACTATGGTG GGCAGGTGATAACTTACCAGCTGGGCTCCATGAAGCCCTACGGTAGCAACTATAAGATCACGCCAGAAACTACCGAGACGGAGGTGAATGTGGTGAAATGCTTTCGGCTCCAAGGCACGAAAGAGAAGCCTGTCCAGGCGCAGAGTGTGCTGCCGGACACACACGACTTCAAG TTCCTGCGGGAGGAGTACTTCCGGGGGCAGTACTGCACCGTGTGGCAACACAAGTCCAACTGGGTCAAGAAGAAGAACGTCTACACCTTCTGGGTGACCAACACCAGCTGCGGCTGGTCGCCCGTCCACTACGAGATGCGGGGCTATAACAGCCTGCTGGGCTCCCACTATGACAAGTACGAAATCGACTACAGCGACTTCGCCCAGAGCTACCCAGCCTCTGTCTTCAACCTCCCCACCAACG GAACAAGCTCCTGTGCCGAGCtacctgggctgggagcagagagctggATCCTGGCCAACCCCATGAAGGACtttgtggggcagcaggaggaccGGTCCCACCAGGTGTTCCACCACTACCGGAAGAAGTTCAGGAAGACGTACAGCAGCGAGCAGGAGATGGAGCACCGGAAACACACCTTCACTCACAACATGAG gttcATCCACTCCATGAACCGGGCCAACCTGTCCTACAAGCTGGCGCTGAACCACCTGGCTGATCGCACCCCAGAGGAGATGGTCGTGCTGCGGGGCCGCCTAAGGAGTGGGGCTcccaacaatgggcagcccttcCCCTCGGAACTCTACACAGGCCTCATCCTGCCCGAGAGCCTGGACTGGAGGCTGTATG gtgcTGTCACCCCTGTGAAGGACCAGGCCGTGTGCGGCTCTTGCTGGACCTTTGCTGTCTccgggaccatggagggtgccctGTTCCTCAAG ACCGGGGTGCTGACCCCGCTGTCCCAGCAAGTCCTGATCGACTGCTCCTGGGGCTTCGGGAACTACGGCTGCGACGGCGGTGAGGAGTGGCAGGCGTACGAGTGGATCATGAAGCACGGCGGCATTGCCAGCACCGATTCCTACGGGCCGTACAGGGGCCag AACGGTTTGTGCCACTACAACAAGTCTGAGCTAGTGGCCAAGGTGAAAAGCTACGTCAACGTCACCTCGGGGAGCGTCACGGCCCTGAAAGCCGCCATCTACAAGAATGGCCCTGTGGCTGTCAGCATCGACGCCTCCCATCGCTCTTTCTCCTTCTACTCCAACGGCGTCTACTACGAGCCCAAGTGCG GTCAGAAGAGAGAAGACTTGGACCACGcggtgctggctgtgggctaTGGGGTGCTCCAGGGTGAGCTGTACTGGCTGGTGAAGAACTCCTGGTCCACCTACTGGGGCAATGATGGCTACATCCTCATGTCcatgaaggacaacaactgtggGGTGACCACTGATGCCAGCTACCCCATCCTGGCCTGA